A DNA window from Rossellomorea marisflavi contains the following coding sequences:
- a CDS encoding sugar ABC transporter substrate-binding protein — MRKIGLVVLCVGVLMLCHLTFLSAKKVFLADEGPLRETMPAAKEQRRLVLITQDTQTPFWDQVATGAKEQAKKEGVSLEVWGTYGKNEEEFLKNIEIAIQSKVDGILIQGMDTPEFKELTKVKASFNGIPVITVANDVPMSESLRRTYIGSDPFEAGKLMADALVKEMGDAGKVVLMVDAEREYNQNERIRGIRSVLDDYPSITIVEGETGSARDQIITATREVMNREPDVDAFISVNAGNLGAMIEEISKRSQEEAYLIYSFDDGPESMTLLAQGKINAVVEQEPERMGEWSVQLMEEWLNGETVPLDPAGYITDVKIVKGDDR, encoded by the coding sequence GTGAGGAAGATCGGGTTGGTGGTGCTGTGTGTGGGGGTGCTGATGCTGTGTCATCTAACGTTCCTGTCAGCGAAGAAAGTATTTTTGGCCGATGAAGGGCCTTTGCGGGAAACGATGCCTGCTGCCAAGGAGCAGCGTCGGCTCGTCCTGATCACCCAGGATACGCAGACGCCGTTCTGGGATCAGGTGGCGACGGGGGCGAAGGAGCAGGCGAAGAAGGAAGGCGTGAGTCTCGAGGTGTGGGGGACATACGGGAAGAATGAAGAAGAATTCCTGAAGAATATCGAGATCGCGATCCAGTCGAAAGTCGACGGCATCCTCATCCAGGGCATGGACACGCCTGAGTTCAAGGAGCTGACGAAGGTGAAAGCCTCCTTCAACGGGATCCCCGTCATCACGGTTGCCAATGACGTGCCCATGAGTGAGAGCCTCCGCCGCACCTACATCGGCTCCGATCCATTCGAAGCGGGCAAGCTCATGGCCGATGCCCTAGTGAAGGAAATGGGCGATGCGGGCAAGGTCGTCCTCATGGTGGATGCCGAGCGTGAATACAATCAGAATGAGAGAATACGAGGCATCCGCTCCGTCCTTGATGACTACCCATCCATCACCATCGTGGAGGGGGAGACGGGCAGCGCCCGCGATCAGATCATCACGGCGACCCGTGAGGTCATGAACCGCGAGCCCGATGTCGATGCGTTCATCTCCGTGAATGCGGGGAATCTCGGGGCCATGATCGAGGAAATAAGTAAGCGCTCTCAAGAGGAGGCGTACCTCATCTACTCCTTCGATGACGGTCCTGAATCCATGACGCTCCTTGCCCAGGGCAAGATCAACGCCGTCGTCGAACAGGAACCCGAACGCATGGGGGAGTGGAGCGTGCAGCTCATGGAGGAATGGCTGAACGGGGAGACGGTACCCCTTGACCCCGCCGGCTATATAACCGACGTAAAGATCGTGAAAGGTGACGACCGATGA
- a CDS encoding sugar ABC transporter substrate-binding protein, protein MLAACGSSSSSGGGKSKSGVDIGIVLPTKDEPRWVQDEKRFKDALKDSDYNVEILFSQGSSAKEKENVETLLNKGIDVLIITPQDGDAAAAAVESAKKEGVTVISYDRLITNTDAVDYYVTFDSVAVGEAQGQYLIDHAKGKDVPLYLYAGAASDNNAFLFFEGAWKALQPKIADGTFKIANSSEAEGLKDTAELSRDQMSKILGQVTTNWDPNEAKNKAQTHLTAVGADMKGDVAVLAPNDGTARSIADVFGSDSEVKSFVVTGQDAEKASIQYVIDGKQSMTVFKDVRTLVTDAMGIAVDVLDDKKPETTGSYDNGKKEVEAKQTEVIVVDKENVKEKLIDSKYYEASEFTGLE, encoded by the coding sequence ATGCTGGCCGCTTGTGGCAGCAGCAGTAGTTCAGGTGGAGGAAAGAGCAAATCCGGCGTCGATATCGGGATCGTTCTTCCGACGAAGGATGAGCCGAGATGGGTTCAGGATGAAAAACGCTTTAAAGATGCGCTGAAGGATTCGGATTACAATGTTGAAATCCTGTTCAGTCAGGGTTCATCTGCCAAGGAAAAAGAAAATGTGGAAACATTGCTGAATAAAGGCATCGATGTCCTGATCATCACGCCTCAGGACGGGGACGCTGCAGCAGCGGCTGTCGAGTCTGCGAAGAAAGAAGGCGTAACGGTCATCTCGTACGACCGTTTGATCACGAATACGGATGCCGTTGATTACTACGTGACATTCGATAGCGTCGCGGTTGGGGAAGCTCAAGGTCAATACTTAATCGACCACGCAAAAGGCAAGGATGTACCACTTTACCTGTATGCTGGGGCAGCGTCAGATAACAACGCGTTCCTATTCTTCGAAGGAGCTTGGAAAGCCCTTCAACCGAAAATCGCCGATGGCACTTTCAAGATTGCCAACTCAAGTGAAGCAGAAGGCCTGAAGGATACGGCAGAACTCAGCCGTGACCAGATGAGTAAGATCCTCGGACAGGTCACAACGAACTGGGATCCAAACGAAGCCAAGAACAAGGCTCAAACGCATTTGACAGCAGTCGGAGCGGACATGAAGGGTGACGTAGCCGTACTTGCACCGAATGATGGTACGGCACGAAGCATCGCGGATGTATTCGGTTCCGATTCAGAAGTGAAGAGCTTTGTGGTCACAGGTCAGGATGCAGAGAAAGCATCGATCCAATATGTGATCGACGGCAAGCAGTCCATGACGGTCTTCAAGGATGTCCGCACACTTGTAACAGATGCCATGGGTATCGCAGTCGACGTGCTTGATGATAAGAAACCTGAAACAACCGGTTCTTACGATAATGGGAAGAAAGAAGTAGAAGCGAAGCAAACGGAAGTCATCGTGGTGGATAAAGAAAATGTGAAAGAAAAGCTGATTGATTCCAAATACTATGAAGCTAGCGAATTCACAGGTTTGGAGTAA
- a CDS encoding sugar ABC transporter permease produces the protein MNIFQETRMLIRDNIRDYGMYIALFVIILTFTFMTDGLFMTSRNISNLLDSAGYIAVLAVGMTLVIVIRHIDLSVGYAAGFLGAIAAILLTQAGLSPWLTIPIILVLGAVVGLFNGLLVAQIGIPSFVATLAGMLIFRGALLQVTEKTGTIIIQDDKFNAIGNGFIPSLTQVNGLHLLSLLVGVVGILLYIYSEFSTRRNKIKYEFEVISAPIFALKLVFVSAIIGYVTWILAGYNGFSWTMVIILLVVVVYHFLSTKTVLGRHIYAVGSNPEAAHLSGINVKKITYIVFGSMGMLAALSGILFTSRLQSATTTAGTLFELDAIAAAYVGGVSSAGGVGKVTGAIIGAIVMASLTSGMNLLGVGISYQYMIRGGVLAGAVIFDVLTRKKR, from the coding sequence ATGAATATTTTTCAAGAAACAAGGATGCTGATCCGGGACAACATCCGTGACTACGGGATGTACATTGCATTATTCGTTATCATTCTAACATTTACATTCATGACCGACGGGCTGTTCATGACGTCGAGGAACATTAGTAATCTATTGGATTCCGCTGGATACATCGCGGTCCTTGCCGTGGGGATGACCCTCGTCATCGTCATCCGCCACATCGATCTATCGGTCGGGTACGCTGCGGGATTCCTGGGCGCCATCGCGGCGATCCTATTGACCCAGGCGGGCTTGTCCCCGTGGTTGACCATTCCCATCATCCTCGTCCTCGGGGCGGTCGTGGGACTCTTCAACGGACTTCTTGTGGCACAAATCGGCATCCCGTCCTTCGTGGCGACCCTTGCCGGCATGCTGATCTTCCGCGGAGCGCTCCTCCAGGTGACGGAGAAGACCGGGACGATCATCATCCAGGATGACAAATTCAATGCCATCGGGAACGGGTTCATCCCGTCCCTGACACAGGTGAACGGTCTTCACCTCCTCTCCTTGTTGGTCGGAGTCGTGGGTATCCTCCTGTACATCTACAGCGAATTTTCCACACGCCGCAACAAGATCAAGTACGAGTTCGAAGTCATTTCAGCGCCGATCTTTGCCCTGAAGCTCGTGTTCGTCTCAGCCATCATCGGCTACGTAACATGGATCCTTGCCGGATACAACGGTTTCTCCTGGACGATGGTCATCATCCTCCTCGTTGTGGTGGTGTATCACTTCCTATCGACGAAAACCGTCCTCGGGCGTCACATCTACGCCGTCGGAAGCAATCCGGAAGCGGCTCACCTGAGCGGGATCAACGTCAAGAAAATCACGTATATCGTGTTTGGCTCCATGGGGATGCTGGCCGCCCTATCGGGAATCCTCTTCACCTCCAGGCTCCAATCGGCCACGACAACGGCCGGGACCTTGTTCGAGCTTGATGCCATCGCCGCGGCTTACGTCGGCGGTGTATCCAGTGCCGGAGGAGTAGGGAAAGTGACAGGCGCCATCATCGGTGCCATCGTCATGGCCTCCCTCACAAGCGGCATGAACCTTCTCGGAGTAGGGATCTCCTACCAATACATGATCCGCGGAGGCGTACTCGCAGGCGCCGTCATCTTCGACGTGCTTACCCGCAAAAAACGCTGA